The proteins below come from a single Papaver somniferum cultivar HN1 chromosome 11, ASM357369v1, whole genome shotgun sequence genomic window:
- the LOC113324157 gene encoding uncharacterized protein LOC113324157 — translation MNSVEKWVKAIRSKYFPDTSIHANIKTNCSWVWKGIQKQLTFIKQHCRWRLGRGNKIKIWLDVWIPGMSKPPTPKHGVTDSEQYIWVMDLFLQDSSQWNSELLHHLFDSNVVDLILNLRIPTAAEDKLIWSLIHNGFFTLKSAYNKLHELSLGNLQTFDKIPNSTITWKKLWNVKTWPRVKHFWWKCLTDSLPTKVRLARNRGYTNCLCPLCNQYDESLMHILFYYPFSRAVWMQIPGATGILTGNHNSIYDMFESWMIQPQHQLNTAMIVSWSIWNERCEVQFQGKTADLILVAKKAISFSNYIQKLNYSVSVTTNIGRWKGYKSKCYVGIKSSEQAECLAFLDAIRWGVKLQYTHIVFETDLQEIDSYINHHTPAVSWENEDILLDAVDSLKYIPQWDCKFVFRSCNKPADKLAKFCRHNGITREWLTETPRVIERYLLSNLESVS, via the exons ATGAACTCAGTGGAGAAATGGGTTAAGGCTATACGGTCAAAATACTTCCCTGACACCAGTATTCATGCAAATATCAAAACCAACTGCTCATGGGTTTGGAAGGGAATTCAGAAACAACTTACCTTCATAAAGCAACACTGCAGATGGAGATTAGGAAGGGGTAATAAGATCAAGATTTGGCTTGATGTTTGGATACCTGGAATGAGTAAACCACCAACACCAAAGCATGGAGTGACAGATAGTGAACAATATATATGGGTCATGGATCTCTTCTTACAAGATAGCAGCCAGTGGAATAGTGAACTCCTTCATCACCTGTTTGACAGTAATGTTGTTGATCTGATTCTGAATTTGCGAATACCAACTGCAGCAGAAGACAAACTCATCTGGAGTCTGATACATAATGGATTTTTCACTCTTAAATCTGCATACAACAAGCTGCACGAGCTAAGTCTGGGTAATCTGCAAACTTTCGATAAGATACCAAATTCTACCATCACTTGGAAGAAGTTATGGAATGTAAAGACTTGGCCTAGAGTAAAACATTTCTGGTGGAAATGTCTCACAGATTCTCTACCCACCAAAGTCAGGCTTGCAAGGAATCGTGGATATACAAACTGTCTATGCCCTTTATGCAACCAGTATGATGAATCACTCATGCATATACTCTTTTACTACCCTTTTTCGAGAGCTGTATGGATGCAGATTCCTGGTGCCACTGGTATATTAACAGggaatcacaatagcatttatgaCATGTTTGAAAGTTGGATGATACAACCTCAACATCAGCTGAACACTGCAATGATTGTTTCCTGGTCAATCTGGAATGAGAGATGTGAAGTCCAGTTTCAGGGAAAAACAGCTGATCTGATACTGGTCGCAAAAAAGGCTATATCCTTTTCTAATTACATTCAGAAGCTTAACTATAGTGTCTCAGTTACTACTAATATAG GAAGATGGAAGGGTTACAAATCCAAATGCTATGTAGGAATAAAGAGCTCGGAACAAGCAGAGTGCCTGGCTTTTCTTGATGCAATTAGATGGGGTGTAAAGCTTCAATATACACACATAGTCTTCGAAACGGATCTGCAAGAAATCGATAGCTACATCAATCATCACACTCCAGCTGTTTCTTGGGAAAATGAAGACATTTTGTTGGATGCCGTTGATAGTCTAAAATATATCCCACAATGGGATTGTAAGTTCGTGTTTAGAAGTTGTAATAAACCTGCAGACAAACTAGCTAAGTTTTGTAGGCATAATGGTATTACTAGAGAGTGGCTCACTGAGACTCCTAGAGTCATAGAGAGATATCTTTTGTCAAACTTGGAATCGGTTTCTTAG